A section of the Humulus lupulus chromosome 2, drHumLupu1.1, whole genome shotgun sequence genome encodes:
- the LOC133819066 gene encoding uncharacterized protein LOC133819066 gives MLGISYGELFLLIGATAALVGPKDLPIIARTAGRLAGRAIGYVQLARGQFENVMHQSQARQVHKELQETMSQLEAIRHEIRSISFINPSPLTRNLMDNALDPSHHVNAGENLVEKCVEEQKLVVKDSSFKTSSSVDLHSQATSFAKLAESEAVKSVSFKGNLEKVKLDDEVGLFAILPVSAESAGLLPNRKENATGSDIVLEAELEAEVARNAKDFFSQPQNQIP, from the exons ATGCTGGGCATTTCTTACGGAGAGCTCTTCCTATTGATTGGAGCGACCGCTGCTCTTGTTG GGCCAAAGGATCTTCCAATCATTGCCAGAACTGCTGGGAGATTGGCGGGTCGTGCAATTGGATATGTACAATTAGCTCGTGGGCAGTTTGAAAATGTCATGCACCAGTCCCAAGCTCGCCAG GTTCACAAAGAACTCCAAGAAACAATGTCGCAACTTGAGGCTATTCGCCATGAAATTCGAAGCATATCTTTTATCAATCCTAGTCCTTTGACTCGGAATTTGATGGACAATGCACTTGATCCCAGTCATCATGTTAATGCTG GCGAGAATTTGGTTGAGAAGTGCGTGGAAGAGCAGAAGCTAGTAGTGAAG GATAGTAGTTTCAAAACCTCATCCTCTGTTGATTTGCATTCTCAAGCAACTTCCTTTGCAAAATTAGCTGAATCTGAAGCTGTTAAGAGCGTTTCTTTTAAGGGAAACTTAGAGAAAGTGAAGCTTGATGATGAGGTTGGTCTTTTTGCAATTTTGCCTGTTTCAGCTGAGTCTGCAGGATTGCTTCCAAATCGCAAGG AGAATGCAACAGGATCAGACATTGTGTTGGAAGCAGAACTTGAAGCAGAAGTTGCTCGTAATGCCAAAGACTTCTTTTCCCAGCCCCAAAATCAAATACCTTAA